In Gemmatimonadales bacterium, one DNA window encodes the following:
- a CDS encoding BrxA/BrxB family bacilliredoxin, whose product MPYDPRLVAPMRDEMVRMGAKELKTAGEVDDALGDQRGTTLVFVNSVCGCAAGNARPALALALGNAVRPGHIVTVFAGQDVDATARARQYFAEYAPSSPSMALFRDGEVVHFIHRHQIEGQSPQAVAANLTAAFDKYCGATV is encoded by the coding sequence ATGCCTTACGATCCCCGACTCGTGGCCCCGATGCGCGATGAAATGGTGCGCATGGGCGCAAAGGAGCTCAAGACGGCCGGCGAGGTGGACGACGCGCTCGGCGACCAGCGGGGGACGACGCTCGTCTTCGTCAACTCGGTGTGCGGCTGTGCCGCAGGGAATGCGCGCCCGGCGCTCGCGTTGGCACTCGGGAACGCCGTCCGACCGGGGCACATCGTGACCGTCTTCGCAGGACAGGACGTCGACGCCACCGCCCGCGCTCGGCAGTACTTCGCCGAATACGCGCCGAGCTCGCCGTCGATGGCGCTGTTCAGGGATGGCGAGGTCGTGCACTTCATTCATCGCCACCAGATCGAAGGCCAGAGCCCGCAGGCCGTCGCGGCGAACCTCACGGCGGCGTTCGACAAATACTGCGGCGCGACGGTTTAG
- a CDS encoding SUF system NifU family Fe-S cluster assembly protein, whose amino-acid sequence MSSLGELYQDVILEHNRAPRNYRAMEDADRLAEGRNPLCGDQLTVWLKLDGDVISDVTFQGSGCAISKASASLMTAAVKGKTRSEVERLFERFHQLVTGTLAPDKARESIGKLVVFSGISEFPVRVKCASLSWHALKAALDAPAADAASLAAVSTE is encoded by the coding sequence ATGAGCAGCCTTGGCGAGCTGTATCAGGACGTGATCCTGGAGCACAACCGCGCGCCGCGGAACTACCGCGCGATGGAGGATGCCGATCGCCTCGCCGAGGGCCGCAACCCGCTCTGCGGCGACCAGCTCACCGTCTGGCTCAAGCTCGACGGCGACGTGATCTCCGACGTGACCTTTCAGGGCTCCGGGTGCGCGATCTCCAAGGCATCGGCCTCGCTGATGACCGCGGCGGTGAAGGGCAAGACGCGGTCGGAGGTCGAGCGGTTGTTCGAGCGCTTTCATCAACTGGTGACCGGCACGCTTGCGCCCGACAAGGCTCGGGAATCAATCGGCAAGCTGGTGGTGTTCTCAGGCATCTCTGAGTTTCCGGTGCGGGTCAAGTGCGCCAGCCTTTCGTGGCACGCGCTCAAGGCGGCGCTCGATGCTCCGGCGGCCGACGCGGCATCGCTCGCGGCGGTGTCGACCGAGTAG